The genomic region ctgactaaagagagagaacagctacagaccagttacaacaccctgactaaagagagagaccagcttcagaccagttacaacaccctgagtaaagagagagaccagcttcaGACTAGTTACAAtaccctgactaaagagagagaccagcttcagaccagttacaacactctgattaaagagagagaccagcttcagaccagttacaacaccctgactaaagagagagaccagcttcagaccagttacaacaccctgagtaaagagagagaccagcttcagaccagttacaacaccctgactaaagagagagaccagcttcaGACTagttacaacaccctgactaaagagagagaccagcttcagaccagttacaacaccctgactaaagagagagaccagcttcagaccagttacaacaccctgactaaagagagagaccagcttcagaccagttacaacaccctgactaaagagagagaacagctacagaccagttacaacaccctgactaaagagagagaccagctacagaccagttacaacaccctgactaaagagagggACCAGCTACATTCTGACAGAGTTTTTCTTAGCGGGAGGCTTTCCAATCTCAGTGAGTAAACCTACAGtagtaaattattattattatcgtgTGTCTGTATTTTTTCATTAAGTGTACATCGTGATAAGTTGAAGGAAATTCATGTTTTCATCTTGTAGAACAAACCTGTCCTGAACGCTGGCAGAAGGTTGAATCCAGTTGGTACTTCCTGTCTACTGAGACTAAAACCTggaaggagagcagagaggactgtctggagagaggagcagacctgGTGATCATAAACAGTGATAaggaacaggtgagagagagagagacagagagagagagagagagagagagagagagagagagagagagatggagatggagagagagagagaggatatggatgTGCAGGCGGTAAATATGATCAAACATATACGCATAAATATTTATCTTTCTCAACAACAGGAGTTTCTCTTCAACATCAACAAGGGAGTCTGGATTggtctgactgactctgttactgaGGGGACCTGGAGATGGGTGGACAGAACCCCACTGACCACCcgaaggtaatatactactgctctaataacactgaccacctcAAGGTAAtacactactgctctaataacactgaccacagtgatatctgactgttgttaaccctgtaggtactggtattaaccatggtatctgactgtttttaaccctgtaggtactggaattaaccatgatatctgactgttgttaaccctgtaggtactggtattaaccatgatatctgactgttttaaccctgtaggtaccgGTAtaaaccatgatatctgactgtttttaaccctgtaggtactggtattaaccatgatatctgactgttgttaaccATGTAGGTACTGGTCTCCAAATCAGCCTGATAATGGTGGTGGCAAACCAGAATATGGTGAGGAGGACTGTGTTCAGATACATGAAGAACAGAGTCCTCGAACATCATGGAATGACTTGTCATGTGACAGCAAACTCAACTGGGTTTGTGAGAAAGTGCTTTaacatcaccatgacaacattctgtaacacatacagtagcctacagcgcaCACAACTTCCTCcttcattctctcgctctctctcacgcacacaccctccttcacacacacgcacaaacacttgcatgcatgtacacaaacacacacacctattgTTGTATTTGTTTGAAATATCATATTAATAAAAGTCCTACTTATTTCCTGTTTGTAACTTCCTGTGTACCAGTAGTTATGTTTCACACATCATCAGGTTCAACATGAATTCAGTACATTTGACTTTTCCATTCACATAACTTCCAATTCAAATATATTCAACAGATATTTACATGCTCCAATTTAGGCCTGGTGATGACATTCTCAACAGTACCAAACCACCATTACATACACTGTATAGGAGGTGACTGTATCACCAATCAATGAGTGTAGTAGAGATATCAAAGGATGTTACTTAATCATATTTTACAGTCAGTCTTTGTTGTCAAGTTACATATAAGCACAATGTCAAATGCTCATATTTGACTGTTGTTCCCCCATATGGGTCCCAAAAGAGGGAAGTGAAGTGGATATTTTCAGTGGTTCAACCAGCTGTCACTCAACCAATCAGGTTGATCCTCACTGGTTAAGCATACCCACCCTCAATATCCATGTGGTGCAATCTTGTGGTGTAAAATCTATTGTCTGGACATTATAATGACCCTTGTTTGTAGTCCTGGACCTCCTGAACATGTTGATGTATATTTGGGAGTAAACAGAGGGTCCAAATCAGCAGAAaggtgaaaggaaggaggagttcTGGAAACTCCCTGAATTATCTTGGGGCTGTTACATATGATATTTAATATATGTTAACAACTAGTCTTTGTTCTCCACTTCCCCTCTATGATCTATATCTTCCTGGTATGATAGTGTCCTGTCCATCATCACAAATAGAAAGTCAGGTTCCCTGGACAGGAGGAATGTGTTGAGATATTCTGGACAAGATGACCATGTAGAGACATGGAATGATTTATATTGTTCTGCAGAAAATTGTTTAACAATAACCACTGGaacaatctctcacacacacacacacacacacacacacacacacacacacacacacacacacacacacacacacacaaacaaatacaggTGTGATAACCCTGTAGAACTCTAGCTTTATTTGTCTCAATCCTGGAtgaaactgtaaaacacattacCAAAGATCTTTAATAATTTGTGATTCAGTACATGTTCAGTGGTGGAAGAGACCCTCTGGAGTTGCTGCAGTGTGTCTGGGGCTGCTGTGTGTTCTCCTACTGGCTGGGATCATagtcctgtctgtctactgtaagTTTACTATGTTGTCACTGAGAATTAAGTAGCCTACTTAATCACACTTACTCATTAATGGTGTTTTAGTTACATGTTTGATCAACTTTTCCCTTTTACAGATGGAGACATTGGTCATCACAACTCAACAGAGAGAAACCAGCTGCTGGCCAGTTACAGCAAtctgactgaagagagagaccagctacaggccAGTTATAGCCTTGtgattaaagagagagaccagctacagactgagagagattttCTTAGTGGGAGGCTTACCAATCTCAGTGAGTAAACATACAATAGTACATTTTCATTAATCCCACACACTTTATCGTGTGCTGAATTTTTCACTTAAGTATCCTGTGTGGTAAATTGAAAGAAATTCATGTTTTCATCTTGTAGAACAAACATGTCCCAAAGGCTGGCAGAATTTTGAATCCAGTTGGTACTTCCTGTCTAATGATACAAAAACCTggaaggagagcagagaggactgtctggagagaggagcagacctgGTGATCATAAACAGTGATAaggaacaggtgagagagagagagagagagagagagagagagattatatatagatatataaatatatatatacagagagagagagaaagatagagagagattatatatagatatataaatatatatatatacagacagacagagagggagagagagacagagagagagagagagagggagagagagagagagtgagagagagagagaacatatatttatttatctttttCAACAAAAGAAGTTTCTCTTCAACCTCAACAAGGGAGTCTGGATTggtctgactgactctgttactgaGGGGAACTTGATATGGGTGGACGATACcccactgaccaccccaaggtaatatactactgctctaataacactgaccaacccaaggtaatatactactgctctaataacactgaccaacccaaggtaatatactactgctctaataacactgaccaccccaaggtaatatattaCTGCTCTAATACCACTGACCACAGTGTAAGGAGTAggactgtttctctgtgttgttcATACTCTAGGTTCACTGACCACAGAGTGAGAGATGATAACTACTCTGACAATAAGGCTCCAATTTTCAGTTCATTCAACCTTTATCTATGACAGGTTATTGTCATTAATGGCAGCAGTCAACTAAGTTGAATTTAAACTGAAACATTTCTGTACATTATTTAGGATTGTGATGTTCTAACTGTGATGtctgactgttgttaaccctgtaggtactggtattaaccatgatatctgactgttttatccctgtaggtactggtattaatcATGATATCTGGCTGTTTTTAATCCTTTAGGTACTGGtcttaaccatgatatctgactgttattaaccctgtaggtactggtattaaccatgatatctgactgttattaaccctgtaggtactggtattaaccatgatatctgactgttattaaccctgtaggtactggtcttaaccatgatatctgactgttattaaccctgtaggtactggtattaaccattaTATCTGACTgttattaaccctgtaggtactggtattaaccatgatatctgactgttttaaccctgtaggtactgttattaaccatgatatctgactgttattaaccctgtaggtactggtattaaccatgatatcggACTGTT from Oncorhynchus nerka isolate Pitt River unplaced genomic scaffold, Oner_Uvic_2.0 unplaced_scaffold_3750, whole genome shotgun sequence harbors:
- the LOC135566700 gene encoding C-type lectin domain family 4 member M-like, giving the protein MSEGVYEIPDGFEEDEPDAMKNTDIDGKLYANVRAFKPSPRHGVVASAHVQWWKRPSGVAAVCLGLLCVLLLAGIIVLSVYYRVIDNHNSTQIYQLQTSYNNLTKERGQLQTSYNTLTKERDQLQTSYNTLTKEREQLQTSYNTLTKERDQLQTSYNTLSKERDQLQTSYNTLTKERDQLQTSYNTLIKERDQLQTSYNTLTKERDQLQTSYNTLSKERDQLQTSYNTLTKERDQLQTSYNTLTKERDQLQTSYNTLTKERDQLQTSYNTLTKERDQLQTSYNTLTKEREQLQTSYNTLTKERDQLQTSYNTLTKERDQLHSDRVFLSGRLSNLKQTCPERWQKVESSWYFLSTETKTWKESREDCLERGADLVIINSDKEQEFLFNINKGVWIGLTDSVTEGTWRWVDRTPLTTRRYWSPNQPDNGGGKPEYGEEDCVQIHEEQSPRTSWNDLSCDSKLNWVCEKVL